In Negativicutes bacterium, a genomic segment contains:
- a CDS encoding type IV pilus twitching motility protein PilT: MAINMASIVEIAREMHCSDIHLSVGLPPTFRIAGSLQPAPFALTEQETEELINTMMTEAQQKQLERGFDQDFAFTTALYCRQRVNIYRQQGRLAAAIRLLNHRIPILEELGLPPILQTLADEPRGLILVTGPTGSGKSTTLAAMIENINRKRAEHILTVEDPIEYIYEQKMAIIHQREVGHDVQSFAAALRSALREDPDVILVGEMRDFETISAAVTAAETGHLVLSTLHTSGAAQTIDRIIDACPASTQGQIRIQLSTILRGVVTQQLIPLADGSGRTVATEILIGTDAVGNMIRENKCHQLDSQMQAGAAAGMHTLNGDLVRLLTARKITKENALKFSSSKRDLQQYIS; the protein is encoded by the coding sequence ATGGCGATCAATATGGCAAGCATTGTGGAAATTGCCCGTGAGATGCACTGCTCCGATATTCATCTGTCGGTGGGATTGCCGCCAACCTTTCGGATCGCCGGCAGTCTGCAGCCGGCGCCGTTCGCCTTGACGGAGCAGGAGACGGAAGAACTGATCAACACTATGATGACCGAAGCCCAGCAAAAGCAGTTGGAGCGGGGATTCGATCAGGATTTTGCTTTTACTACGGCGCTGTATTGCCGGCAGCGTGTCAATATCTACCGGCAGCAGGGAAGACTGGCCGCTGCCATCCGGCTGCTCAATCATCGCATCCCAATCCTGGAGGAACTGGGTTTGCCGCCAATTTTACAGACCTTGGCCGACGAACCGCGCGGTCTGATTTTAGTGACCGGACCAACCGGCAGCGGCAAATCCACTACGCTGGCGGCAATGATTGAAAACATCAACCGCAAGCGGGCGGAACATATCCTGACGGTAGAGGACCCCATCGAGTATATCTATGAGCAAAAGATGGCGATCATTCACCAGCGTGAAGTAGGTCACGACGTGCAGTCGTTTGCGGCTGCCCTGCGCTCCGCCCTGCGCGAGGATCCCGATGTGATTCTGGTGGGCGAGATGCGCGATTTTGAAACGATTTCTGCGGCCGTTACGGCGGCGGAAACAGGTCATTTGGTCTTGAGCACGCTGCATACCAGCGGTGCGGCGCAAACTATCGACCGAATCATCGACGCCTGCCCGGCCTCAACGCAGGGTCAGATCCGCATTCAACTTTCCACCATCCTGCGCGGTGTTGTCACACAGCAACTGATCCCGTTGGCGGACGGCAGCGGCAGAACCGTGGCGACCGAGATTCTAATCGGTACCGACGCAGTCGGCAATATGATCCGTGAAAATAAATGCCATCAGCTGGATTCGCAGATGCAGGCGGGTGCAGCTGCCGGTATGCATACTCTGAACGGAGATCTGGTTCGCCTGCTGACAGCCAGGAAGATTACCAAAGAAAACGCGCTGAAATTTTCATCCAGCAAACGGGATTTACAGCAATATATCAGCTAA
- a CDS encoding S-layer homology domain-containing protein yields MKKKLIGLFLVVLVAFLAIRITIVVQASGGDPTAGDSEVFTTTFSGGGTQDNPWLIATAEQLEQLANQVNSGNRYQDKYLTLANDIVLDQNSSWLMIGSSAENSFQGTLDGGGHRISGLLLSNPDAGEFQGLFGYNTGTIHSLRVESAIIRLALPTSGNRTFYAGILAGCNGGTIADCCSTGSITMTGKNLSAGGIAGQNLALIQSCYFNGSLTVQTADGTSNGGGIAGSHTGTIRNCFNAGTISASSYAGGITGISFGGAIKTSYNSGTLFSAANSGGISGANLLSALTENCYYLESCGGRRSGTALTAAEMTKQSSFIGFDFAKVWAFTASALPEYPHLAVFAANLASESLPLSTAGQTADRQQMISKLRDLDPAAWYYAAVVYCLQNGYINGMSETEFAPELAATRVMLVEMLANIAGIDRLQYNEASGFTDVATGKWYSAAIQWAAESEIVSGMNHEIFAYNAGLTRQQAAMMLYRFAQLQGLQSGFTQDARLAFTDGAATADWAADAMDWAVGRGILAGTNRLLEPQQTASRADVAQYIYRLLH; encoded by the coding sequence TTGAAGAAAAAATTGATCGGTCTGTTTTTGGTCGTTTTAGTCGCTTTTTTGGCTATCAGGATCACGATTGTCGTTCAGGCTTCCGGGGGAGATCCTACCGCCGGCGACAGCGAAGTTTTTACAACTACTTTTTCCGGGGGTGGAACGCAAGACAACCCCTGGCTGATCGCCACGGCCGAGCAGCTGGAACAACTGGCCAATCAGGTGAACAGCGGCAATCGTTATCAAGATAAATACCTTACTTTGGCAAATGATATTGTCCTGGATCAAAATTCCAGCTGGCTGATGATTGGCAGCTCCGCAGAGAACAGTTTTCAGGGAACACTGGACGGCGGCGGACATCGGATCAGCGGTCTGTTGCTCTCAAACCCGGATGCAGGCGAATTCCAGGGGCTCTTTGGTTACAATACCGGCACCATTCACTCCCTGCGTGTGGAATCTGCGATCATCCGCCTTGCTCTGCCCACTTCCGGCAATCGGACCTTCTATGCAGGCATCCTCGCCGGCTGCAACGGCGGCACGATTGCAGATTGCTGCAGTACGGGCAGCATCACGATGACCGGAAAGAATCTCTCTGCCGGCGGTATTGCCGGACAGAATCTTGCTTTGATTCAATCCTGCTATTTCAATGGTTCGCTGACTGTCCAGACAGCGGACGGAACGAGCAACGGCGGCGGCATAGCCGGCAGTCATACGGGCACGATCCGCAATTGTTTCAATGCCGGCACGATCAGCGCATCTTCTTATGCCGGCGGGATCACGGGGATCTCGTTTGGCGGCGCGATCAAAACCAGTTACAACAGCGGAACGCTCTTTTCCGCTGCCAATTCGGGCGGCATCAGCGGTGCCAATCTGTTGAGCGCGCTGACAGAAAACTGTTATTATCTGGAATCCTGCGGCGGCAGGCGTTCGGGCACCGCCCTGACTGCGGCGGAAATGACGAAACAGTCTTCATTTATCGGTTTTGATTTTGCGAAGGTCTGGGCATTCACTGCCTCAGCTTTGCCGGAATATCCTCATTTGGCCGTATTTGCCGCCAATCTGGCGTCAGAGTCACTGCCGCTCAGCACAGCCGGCCAAACCGCAGACAGGCAGCAAATGATCAGCAAATTACGCGATTTGGACCCTGCCGCCTGGTATTATGCAGCGGTGGTCTATTGCCTGCAAAACGGCTATATCAATGGCATGAGTGAAACCGAATTCGCGCCTGAACTGGCTGCAACAAGAGTCATGCTGGTGGAGATGCTGGCAAATATCGCTGGCATTGATCGTTTACAATATAACGAAGCCTCTGGCTTCACCGATGTCGCCACCGGAAAATGGTACTCGGCGGCAATTCAATGGGCAGCGGAAAGCGAGATCGTCAGCGGTATGAATCACGAGATATTTGCTTACAATGCCGGTTTAACCCGTCAGCAAGCGGCCATGATGCTCTACCGCTTCGCACAACTGCAAGGTCTGCAGAGCGGCTTCACTCAAGATGCGCGTCTGGCATTTACGGACGGGGCCGCAACGGCGGATTGGGCGGCAGATGCCATGGATTGGGCCGTCGGCAGAGGAATTCTTGCGGGAACGAATCGTTTGTTGGAACCACAGCAAACGGCCAGCCGGGCCGACGTCGCACAGTATATTTATCGCCTCTTGCATTAA
- a CDS encoding OadG family protein produces MSLTAGLLDSLFCMTVVFGVLVVLAVLIHLSSKLIIALTEKDSKADTPAD; encoded by the coding sequence ATGTCTTTAACAGCAGGCTTGTTGGATTCTCTGTTTTGCATGACTGTGGTATTCGGTGTCCTGGTTGTGTTGGCAGTGTTGATTCATTTATCCTCAAAGCTGATTATTGCTTTAACCGAGAAGGATAGCAAGGCGGATACGCCGGCGGATTAA